From the genome of Myripristis murdjan chromosome 22, fMyrMur1.1, whole genome shotgun sequence, one region includes:
- the slc38a6 gene encoding putative sodium-coupled neutral amino acid transporter 6 translates to MSINADVATVDTEGNEAAPLLGSRAVEPRAKGASFASSVFNLMNAIMGSGILGLAYAMASTGIVGFCILLVLVSSLAAYSIHLLLKLCDQTGINSYEGLGGQALQKPGKVLVGITILIQNIGAMSSYLFILKSELPATISSFLSLDHPGNAWYEDGRTLLILVTLCVVLPLAILPKIGFLGYTSSLAFFFMLYFTVVVVVKKWSIPCPYNVTTPPDTYQVSNSSDSECTPKLFIISSKSAYAVPTMAFSFLCHTAVLPIYCELDRPSKKRMQNVTNVSISLSFLLYLVSALFGYLTFYSRVDSELLLSYGAYMPHDVLMMTVRLAILLAVLLTVPLIHFPARKTVIMLLRGGRPFSWLSHITATVAILGVVLLMAIFVPDIRNVFGVVGSTTSSCLLFVFPGIFYLKISNQPLRSSESIGAVALLVFGLLVGTLSFCVIVVTWVQNP, encoded by the exons ATGAGTATCAATGCTGATGTCGCCACCGTGGACACCGAAGGAAACGAAGCTGCGCCTTTACTGGGATCT agagcagTGGAACCCAGAGCCAAAGGAGCCTCCTTCGCCTCCTCCGTTTTTAACCTGATGAATGCCATCATGGGCAGCGGTATACTCGGCCTGGCCTATGCTATGGCTAGTACTGGCATAGTTGGTTTCTG TATTCTCTTGGTGCTTGTGTCTAGCTTGGCAGCGTATTCCATACATCTCCTTCTGAAACTGTGTGACCAAACAG GTATCAATTCATATGAAGGCCTCGGAGGCCAAGCCTTGCAGAAACCTGggaaa GTCCTGGTTGGAATCACTATACTCATCCAAAATATTGGAG CCATGTCGTCCTACTTGTTCATCTTGAAATCAGAGCTTCCTGCGACCATCAGCAGCTTCCTCAGCCTAGATCACCCCGG AAATGCCTGGTATGAAGATGGCAGAACGCTACTGATCCTAGTCACACTATGTGTGGTTCTACCTCTGGCCATATTGCCCAAAATTG GCTTCCTGGGCTACACCAGCAGCCTCGCCTTCTTCTTCATGCTATACTTCACAGTTGTG GTTGTGGTCAAGAAATGGTCCATCCCGTGCCCGTACAATGTGACCACACCACCAGATACCTACCAG gTATCAAATTCCTCCGACTCGGAATGTACGCCCAAGCTCTTTATCATCTCCAGTAAG AGTGCCTACGCTGTCCCCACCATGGCCTTCTCCTTTCTGTGCCACACGGCTGTCCTGCCCATCTACTGTGAGCTGGACCG ACCTTCTAAGAAGAGGATGCAGAACGTTACGAATGTCAGCATCTCTCTCAGCTTCCTGCTTTACCTGGTCTCTGCTCTGTTCGGCTACCTCACCTTCTACA GCCGTGTGGACTCTGAGCTGTTGCTAAGTTACGGTGCCTACATGCCGCATGACGTCCTGATGATGACAGTCCGGCTGGCTATCCTGCTGGCTGTGTTGCTGACTGTTCCCCTCATCCACTTCCCT gctcGTAAGACTGTGATCATGCTGCTGCGTGGAGGACGGCCATTCTCCTGGCTGAGCCACATCACAGCAACTGTAGCCATCCTGGGCGTGGTGCTCCTGATGGCCATCTTTGTCCCGGACATCAGAAATGTGTTCGGGGTAGTGG GATCAACCACATCCTCCTGcctcttgtttgttttccctggAATTTTCTACCTCAAGATCAGCAACCAGCCTCTCAGGTCCTCTGAGTCCATCGGT GCTGTGGCTCTGCTGGTCTTCGGTTTGCTTGTGGGAACGCTCAGCTTCTGTGTCATCGTCGTCACATGGGTGCAGAACCCCtga
- the trmt5 gene encoding LOW QUALITY PROTEIN: tRNA (guanine(37)-N(1))-methyltransferase (The sequence of the model RefSeq protein was modified relative to this genomic sequence to represent the inferred CDS: deleted 1 base in 1 codon) gives MTRLTHVCTVRMLRVLTRILTSVQTQSSVGSSCVRRSLCAAAALVSPLKRTAALPLSYMEPELYRAPAAVRGMISLDREAFAQTVTVPALRVPKGVLNKVVKSLKKSTIQRPGVPRVLQDKDKSSEAEDFRLVLLDPHRVSSPGSFSEAEAEALRSFSVSEELQRYELRLTYDNLKTEEVLAAVLPEGQDVTSAFSRVGHIAHMNLRDHQLPYRNLIGQVIMDKNPGVTCVVNKTNIIDSTYRNFKMEVLAGEENMVAKVKENGVTYEFDFSRVYWNPRLSTEHLRVVQLIKRGETVFDVFAGVGPFAVPAARGGANVLANDLNPESYRWLQHNCKLNKVESKVRTFNLDGRAFIQGPLKQELPPLLKAKTKVHVVMNLPALALEFLDAFRGLLHQDPSCDENLPTVYCYGFSKDDSPEKDMVQRASSSLGFSLEDRCSVHFVRNVAPNKDMMCVRFTLPKEVLFCGGQEQTEPSEEPASKRQKCEEPTD, from the exons ATGACGCGTTTGACTCATGTCTGCACGGTGAGGATGTTGAG GGTTCTCACAAGGATCCTGACATCTGTGCAGACTCAAAGCAGCGTGGGATCGTCCTGTGTGCGCCGCTCTCTCTGCGCTGCAGCCGCTCTTGTCTCGCCTCTGAAGCGCACGGCGGCCCTCCCGCTGAGCTACATGGAGCCGGAGCTGTACCGGGCCCCGGCGGCGGTCCGGGGCATGATCTCTCTGGACCGGGAGGCCTTCGCCCAGACAGTCACTGTCCCAGCACTGCGTGTGCCCAAGGGCGTCCTCAACAAAGTAGtgaaaagtctgaaaaagtCCACCATCCAGCGCCCAGGTGTGCCGAGAGTGCtgcaagacaaagacaagagcAGCGAGGCGGAGGACTTCAGGTTGGTCCTGCTGGACCCACACAGGGTGTCCTCGCCCGGCTCCTTCAGTGAGGCTGAGGCCGAGGCCCTCAGGTCCTTCAGTGTCTCTGAGGAGCTGCAGCGCTACGAGTTGCGCCTCACCTATGACAACCTGAAGACCGAGGAGGTGCTGGCTGCTGTTCTGCCTGAGGGCCAAGATGTCACCTCGGCCTTCAGCAGGGTGGGACACATTGCACACATGAACCTGAGGGACCACCAGCTCCCCTACAGAAACCTTATAG GCCAAGTCATAATGGACAAAAACCCCGGGGTGACCTGTGTGGTCAATAAGACAAATATCATCGACTCCACTTACCGCAACTTCAAGATGGAGGTGCTAGCTGGAGAGGAGAATATGGTTGCCAAA GTTAAAGAAAACGGGGTGACGTATGAGTTTGATTTTTCCCGTGTATACTGGAACCCCAGGCTGAGCACAGAGCATCTGCGCGTGGTACAGCTCATCAAACGTGGTGAAACAGTCTTTGATGTGTTTGCCGGTGTCGGACCCTTTGCCGTCCCAGCTGCCCGTGGGGGCGCAAACGTGTTAGCCAACGATCTCAACCCAGAGTCATACCGCTGGTTACAGCACAACTGCAAACTCAACAAGGTGGAGAGCAAGGTGAGGACCTTTAACCTGGACGGCAGAGCCTTCATCCAGGGACCCTTGAAGCAGGAACTG CCCCCCCTGCTGAAAGCAAAAACCAAAGTGCACGTGGTTATGAACCTGCCTGCTTTGGCTCTGGAGTTCCTGGATGCATTCAGAGGCCTCCTGCACCAAGACCCGTCCTGTGATGAGAACCTGCCCACAGTGTACTGTTACGGGTTCTCGAAAGACGACAGCCCAGAGAAGGACATGGTGCAAAGGGCCTCCAGCAGCCTCGGCTTCTCTCTAGAGGACCGCTGCTCTGTGCATTTCGTGCGAAACGTAGCACCAAACAAAGACATGATGTGTGTGAGATTCACGCTCCCCAAAGAGGTCCTCTTCTGCGGTGGCCAAGAGCAGACAG AGCCTTCAGAAGAGCCAGCCTCAAAGAGACAGAAGTGTGAAGAGCCTACAGATTAG